A single Marinitoga aeolica DNA region contains:
- a CDS encoding 5-(carboxyamino)imidazole ribonucleotide mutase gives MSKVLIIAGSESDKEFVKQALNLFDEWNVEYEFRIFSAHRNLLELTEYMKNLSSEFKVVIAVAGLAAALPGVVASLTSLPVIGVPRDVGPLNGIDALLSIVQMPKGVPVGTMGIGNHGMKNAAYFAKRILDLEGK, from the coding sequence ATGTCAAAAGTACTTATTATTGCAGGTAGTGAATCTGATAAAGAATTCGTTAAACAAGCTTTAAATCTGTTTGATGAGTGGAATGTGGAGTATGAATTCAGGATATTTAGCGCTCATAGGAATCTTCTTGAATTGACAGAGTATATGAAGAATCTTTCTTCAGAATTTAAAGTTGTAATTGCTGTTGCAGGCCTTGCTGCTGCCCTTCCTGGCGTTGTTGCTTCCTTAACTTCCCTTCCTGTAATTGGTGTGCCTCGTGATGTTGGACCTCTTAATGGGATTGATGCACTTCTTTCTATTGTTCAAATGCCTAAAGGTGTTCCAGTTGGAACGATGGGAATAGGAAATCACGGAATGAAAAATGCTGCATATTTTGCAAAAAGAATTTTAGATTTGGAGGGGAAATGA
- the purC gene encoding phosphoribosylaminoimidazolesuccinocarboxamide synthase has product MNIKNLNLLYEGKAKKIYEKAPDEVVIYFKDDVTAFNGEKKDSIIGKGRINKKITTFFFEMLEEKGIPTHMISDIDENSFLAKKVKIIPLEVIVRNYTAGSFCRRYGIEKGIKLEKPIVEYSLKDDDLGDPMICRNVVLSLKLVEEKVLNKIEYYALKINDILSQFLESKNIILVDYKLEFGISNGKVYLADEISPDTCRFWDKETMESLDKDVYREDKGDLIDKYSEFLRRVEI; this is encoded by the coding sequence ATGAATATTAAAAATTTGAATTTGTTATATGAGGGAAAGGCAAAAAAAATATATGAAAAAGCTCCTGATGAAGTTGTGATTTATTTCAAAGATGATGTTACAGCATTTAATGGCGAAAAAAAAGATTCAATTATAGGTAAAGGCAGAATCAATAAAAAAATAACGACATTTTTCTTTGAAATGCTTGAGGAAAAAGGAATTCCAACTCATATGATATCAGATATAGACGAAAATTCTTTTCTTGCAAAAAAAGTTAAAATTATACCTCTTGAAGTTATAGTCAGAAATTATACAGCTGGAAGTTTTTGTAGAAGATATGGGATTGAAAAAGGAATAAAACTTGAAAAACCAATTGTTGAATATTCATTAAAAGATGATGATCTTGGAGATCCTATGATATGTAGAAATGTGGTGTTATCTTTAAAATTGGTAGAAGAAAAAGTTTTAAATAAAATAGAATATTATGCTTTAAAAATAAATGATATTCTTTCACAATTTTTGGAGTCAAAAAATATTATTCTTGTTGATTATAAGTTGGAATTTGGTATTAGTAATGGAAAAGTTTATTTAGCAGATGAAATTTCGCCAGATACCTGTAGATTTTGGGATAAAGAAACTATGGAGTCACTTGATAAAGATGTATATAGAGAAGATAAAGGAGATTTAATAGATAAATATTCTGAATTTTTGAGGAGGGTTGAAATATGA
- the purS gene encoding phosphoribosylformylglycinamidine synthase subunit PurS, producing MRKFVFEALITLKNGILDPQGLATQKVLKRLKYPIENVKFGKLITFEIEAENEKNAEELAEEITYKSLINPVLENYELKLLKEIEA from the coding sequence ATGAGAAAATTTGTATTCGAAGCATTAATAACATTAAAAAATGGAATTTTGGATCCACAAGGATTAGCTACACAAAAAGTATTGAAAAGATTGAAATATCCTATAGAAAACGTTAAATTTGGAAAATTAATAACCTTTGAAATTGAAGCGGAAAATGAAAAAAATGCAGAAGAGTTAGCAGAGGAAATAACCTATAAATCTTTAATAAATCCAGTTTTAGAAAATTATGAATTGAAATTATTAAAGGAGATAGAAGCATGA